From Neobacillus sp. PS2-9, the proteins below share one genomic window:
- a CDS encoding fatty acid desaturase, translated as MTLQSTKTLRNQVAPFEKSTTKESIWQIINTVVPFVILWFLAYISLSVSYWLALVPIVIAGGFLTRIFIIFHDCTHHSFFKSRRANRIVGTCMGVLTIFPFDQWGHEHSVHHATSGNLDKRGTGDIWTLTVDEYLAAPLSLRLAYRFYRNPLVMLGLGPIYVFLLKNRFNRKGAKKKERNNTYLTNVLIVALYALLCWAIGWQSFLLVQGSIFMISGAAGIWLFYVQHTFEDSYFEEDKEWEYVKAAVEGSSFYKLPKIMQFLTGNIGYHHVHHLSPRVPNYKLEEAHNNTAPLQNVPTITLATSLKSLRFRLWDEKNKNFVSFKEVKAVAKKRISVHAKPEV; from the coding sequence ATGACCTTACAATCTACAAAAACTTTGCGAAACCAAGTGGCTCCATTTGAAAAATCAACAACTAAAGAGAGTATTTGGCAAATCATTAACACGGTCGTTCCGTTTGTGATTTTATGGTTTTTAGCGTATATCAGCCTTTCTGTTTCTTATTGGCTTGCATTAGTTCCTATTGTTATAGCCGGTGGGTTTCTAACAAGGATTTTCATCATTTTCCATGATTGTACCCATCATTCTTTCTTTAAAAGCCGTCGTGCTAACCGTATTGTTGGGACATGTATGGGTGTTTTAACTATTTTCCCTTTTGATCAGTGGGGACATGAGCATTCTGTGCATCACGCGACAAGTGGTAACTTAGATAAACGTGGTACAGGCGATATATGGACACTTACGGTAGATGAATATTTGGCAGCACCGTTAAGCCTTCGATTAGCCTACCGTTTTTATCGTAATCCATTGGTAATGCTTGGTTTAGGTCCGATTTACGTTTTCCTTTTAAAAAATAGATTTAACCGAAAAGGTGCGAAAAAGAAGGAACGCAACAATACGTATTTAACGAATGTTTTAATCGTTGCATTGTATGCATTACTTTGCTGGGCCATCGGCTGGCAGTCGTTCCTTTTAGTACAGGGTTCCATTTTCATGATTTCAGGTGCAGCGGGTATTTGGTTGTTTTACGTACAGCACACTTTTGAGGATTCTTATTTTGAAGAAGATAAAGAGTGGGAGTATGTAAAAGCAGCAGTCGAGGGTAGTTCTTTTTATAAGCTTCCGAAAATCATGCAATTTCTGACTGGTAATATTGGTTATCACCATGTCCACCATTTAAGCCCAAGGGTTCCTAACTATAAGCTTGAAGAGGCACATAATAATACAGCTCCACTACAAAACGTACCAACAATCACCCTTGCTACAAGCTTAAAGTCACTCCGATTCCGCTTATGGGATGAGAAAAACAAGAATTTTGTCAGCTTTAAAGAAGTGAAAGCAGTAGCGAAAAAACGTATTTCTGTTCATGCCAAACCCGAAGTATAA
- a CDS encoding response regulator transcription factor has translation MIKVLIVDDQELIRESLSIVLDGEEDFDIVGVAEHGQMAIELTKRLSPDLILMDIHMPLMDGVEATRQIKSQFPSVKVIILTTFQELEYVREALATGAEGYLLKAIHPRDLAAGIRLVHHGGTLITQEIAKQLIADWITPSERLKTEKSKKASYGLTEREIEVLEELSKGATNREIARKLFLTEGTVKNYISNIYSKLEVTGRHKAVFKAKEAGIIHPK, from the coding sequence ATGATAAAAGTATTGATTGTGGATGACCAAGAACTCATCCGTGAAAGCCTTTCAATTGTATTAGATGGAGAAGAGGATTTTGACATAGTGGGAGTAGCGGAACATGGACAGATGGCGATAGAGCTTACAAAAAGGCTTTCACCTGATCTTATTCTAATGGACATTCATATGCCTCTAATGGACGGAGTGGAAGCAACACGGCAAATTAAAAGTCAGTTTCCATCAGTAAAGGTGATTATTTTAACCACATTTCAGGAATTAGAATACGTTAGAGAAGCGTTAGCCACAGGAGCCGAAGGTTATTTACTTAAAGCCATCCATCCAAGAGACCTTGCGGCAGGGATTAGACTTGTTCATCACGGTGGAACTCTCATTACTCAGGAGATTGCCAAACAGCTAATTGCAGACTGGATTACGCCGTCGGAACGATTGAAAACGGAAAAAAGTAAAAAAGCTAGCTATGGCCTTACAGAAAGAGAAATAGAGGTGCTTGAGGAGCTGTCAAAAGGAGCAACTAATCGTGAAATCGCTCGAAAACTATTCTTAACAGAAGGAACAGTAAAAAACTATATCTCAAACATTTATTCGAAATTAGAAGTCACAGGACGACATAAAGCCGTCTTTAAGGCGAAAGAAGCAGGAATTATTCACCCAAAGTAA